From one Shewanella sp. GD04112 genomic stretch:
- a CDS encoding 3'-5' exonuclease domain-containing protein 2, translated as MQLMRYCLSPNKLAWLRQELGEHADELIAAMDAAGSQYLAGLAESQAGDLSAADSQLKFQWFQQKLALTTRLTDAELANLEPLSLVDIKGEMRVELVTPDTLASALQQLSRESVLGFDTETRASFEPGVQHPLSLVQLATSDTCYLFQRAVLGERLAELKPLLENEQILKVGIGLRGDGQALKRDWDIQVFPRLDLNWAMAQLGAGKEMGTRQLVAALLHKRIDKPKKITLSNWQQVPLSQAQIQYAALDALAANLCFWQLIDKLQGFYGKTTVGNKPLLPPSLAARLASYFHPA; from the coding sequence TGGATGCTGCTGGGAGTCAATATCTTGCAGGGTTAGCCGAGTCACAAGCGGGGGACTTATCGGCAGCCGATTCGCAACTTAAGTTCCAATGGTTTCAGCAAAAACTCGCCCTAACGACGCGATTAACCGATGCAGAGCTGGCAAACCTCGAACCACTGTCGCTGGTGGATATAAAGGGCGAAATGCGGGTTGAGTTAGTCACGCCCGATACGCTTGCCTCCGCACTACAACAACTTAGCCGTGAATCCGTGCTGGGGTTTGATACTGAAACGCGGGCAAGCTTTGAGCCGGGTGTTCAACATCCCTTGAGCTTAGTGCAATTGGCGACCTCAGATACCTGCTATTTATTTCAGCGGGCGGTATTGGGTGAGAGGCTTGCTGAGCTTAAACCTTTACTCGAAAATGAACAGATCCTCAAAGTGGGGATTGGATTAAGGGGCGATGGCCAAGCGCTGAAACGGGATTGGGATATTCAGGTTTTCCCTCGACTCGATTTGAATTGGGCGATGGCGCAGCTCGGCGCCGGGAAGGAAATGGGCACGCGGCAATTGGTGGCGGCATTACTGCATAAACGCATCGATAAACCTAAAAAAATTACCCTCTCGAATTGGCAACAGGTACCTTTATCCCAAGCGCAAATTCAGTACGCCGCCCTCGATGCATTGGCGGCGAACCTCTGTTTTTGGCAGTTAATCGACAAGCTACAAGGTTTTTATGGCAAAACGACTGTCGGTAATAAACCCTTATTGCCGCCGAGTTTAGCCGCGCGACTAGCAAGCTATTTTCATCCGGCTTAA
- a CDS encoding DUF2946 domain-containing protein gives MSSVMQTRRRLALWLAAILVLLSVAFAVHSVSHLNDDTKAHCALCLHQHQLQHAISYSPLDFQVTQQGVISVEFDVISFKTPFRRHFHSRAPPLIA, from the coding sequence TTGAGCTCTGTGATGCAAACAAGGCGCAGATTGGCACTATGGCTTGCAGCCATCTTAGTGTTGCTGTCTGTTGCGTTTGCGGTGCACAGTGTTTCCCACCTCAATGATGATACCAAAGCCCATTGCGCGCTGTGTTTGCATCAGCACCAATTGCAGCATGCCATCTCATACTCTCCGCTAGATTTTCAAGTTACTCAACAGGGCGTTATCTCGGTTGAGTTTGATGTTATTTCCTTTAAGACGCCATTTAGGCGCCACTTCCATAGCCGCGCGCCGCCGCTAATAGCCTAA
- a CDS encoding TonB-dependent siderophore receptor produces the protein MATYVIQKRSAFVLGVALLALDASVPLLAAEAVPTDTAGLNEDIERLSIHYRQAYRGNVPATELPQAITVLDEQLIKDTGLTRFQDLLDYSASVARQNNGGGLWDSFSLRGFPGNENMPSGYLINGFNGGRGFSGHRDLSNVAYVEILKGPGSALYGRSEPGGTVNIVTKKPQYEAQGYLKASAGSFDQYRLEGDFTSGLTDTLAFRINGAWQEHDSFRDYVFSDKKIVTPSLRWQLSDKSSLLYEVEYLKQEQLFDRGVVVLNNDFNTVPRWRYLGEPNDGPTKVDATGHQFTYEYELNEDWSLTAGYNYRDSSLNGYSSDAELAKGRQSLYDDGRTLTRQHRYRDYASEDHSVRAELSGQFNTGSIRHNLLLGTDAYHYRLKTGLYRYRGQKGAYAIDIFTPQYGAAQPEVSLLYENRETQDAWGAYLQDQLELTEHWKLHLGLRFDRYSQEISEQVNASLSEQNDHRVSPKVGLVYQWSEALSVYGSYSEGFLPLSGTDYAGNPFEPEESKSVELGVKFNSTWFELPVNGSVAWFDAQKSNILTSDPVNVGFSATLGEAKSTGIELDVAAELTESLQATLSYAYLNTRTANDSLNLDWGVLIPAGSPLVNVPKHTGSIILKQDLNDLSIDGHLGLSWRYVDSRLGDSADPSFQLPSYQLLGMFFTTRLGENLSLALNVDNLLDEHYIASSYSALWAVPGEPRNVKVSVSYEF, from the coding sequence ATGGCTACTTATGTCATTCAAAAGCGCTCGGCATTCGTGCTGGGCGTAGCGTTATTGGCGTTGGATGCGAGTGTTCCCCTATTGGCCGCCGAGGCTGTGCCAACTGATACCGCTGGACTTAATGAGGATATCGAACGTTTAAGCATTCATTATCGCCAGGCATACCGCGGCAATGTGCCGGCGACTGAGTTGCCCCAGGCAATTACTGTGCTGGATGAGCAACTGATTAAAGATACTGGGCTGACGCGTTTTCAAGACTTATTGGATTATTCCGCCAGTGTCGCGCGGCAAAACAACGGTGGTGGGTTATGGGATAGTTTTTCGTTACGGGGCTTTCCTGGGAATGAAAACATGCCATCGGGCTATTTAATCAATGGTTTTAATGGTGGCCGAGGTTTTAGCGGCCACAGAGACCTATCGAACGTGGCCTATGTGGAAATTCTCAAAGGCCCGGGCTCGGCGCTTTATGGACGCTCGGAGCCCGGCGGCACTGTAAATATTGTGACTAAAAAGCCGCAGTACGAGGCGCAGGGCTATTTAAAAGCGTCCGCGGGGAGTTTCGATCAATATCGGTTAGAAGGGGATTTTACCTCGGGGCTGACCGATACCTTAGCCTTTAGGATCAATGGTGCTTGGCAGGAGCATGACAGTTTTCGCGATTATGTGTTTAGTGATAAAAAAATCGTCACACCATCGCTGCGCTGGCAACTGTCGGATAAGTCATCGCTCCTGTATGAGGTTGAATATCTTAAGCAAGAACAGTTATTTGACCGTGGCGTAGTGGTGCTCAATAACGACTTTAATACCGTGCCCCGTTGGCGTTACTTGGGTGAGCCCAATGATGGGCCAACAAAAGTGGATGCGACTGGGCATCAGTTTACCTATGAGTATGAATTGAATGAGGATTGGTCGCTTACCGCGGGTTATAACTATCGCGATTCGAGTTTAAATGGCTACTCATCGGATGCCGAATTAGCAAAGGGACGTCAATCCTTATATGACGATGGCCGTACTCTGACGCGTCAGCATCGCTATCGAGATTACGCTTCTGAAGACCATTCAGTGCGGGCTGAACTCAGCGGTCAGTTTAATACTGGCAGCATAAGGCACAATCTGCTGCTCGGGACAGATGCCTATCATTATCGACTGAAAACAGGGCTTTACCGTTATCGAGGCCAGAAGGGCGCCTATGCTATCGATATTTTTACCCCCCAATATGGCGCTGCTCAGCCTGAGGTGAGTCTGTTGTATGAAAACCGAGAGACTCAAGATGCTTGGGGTGCCTATTTACAGGATCAATTGGAGTTAACTGAGCACTGGAAACTGCATTTAGGGTTAAGGTTTGACCGTTATTCCCAAGAAATCTCAGAGCAGGTGAACGCGAGTCTGTCGGAACAAAACGACCACAGAGTCAGCCCGAAAGTCGGATTAGTGTATCAATGGTCTGAGGCGTTAAGTGTCTATGGCTCCTATTCGGAAGGATTTTTACCGCTTTCAGGCACTGATTATGCGGGTAATCCCTTCGAGCCAGAGGAGAGCAAATCCGTCGAGTTGGGGGTTAAGTTCAATAGCACTTGGTTTGAGCTTCCCGTCAATGGCAGTGTGGCTTGGTTTGATGCGCAAAAGAGCAATATCTTGACCTCAGATCCCGTCAATGTCGGCTTTTCGGCGACCCTTGGTGAAGCCAAGAGCACGGGGATTGAATTGGATGTCGCGGCCGAGTTGACCGAGAGCTTACAAGCGACCTTGTCCTATGCCTACCTGAATACCCGCACGGCGAACGACAGTCTGAATCTAGATTGGGGCGTGTTAATTCCGGCGGGCAGTCCACTGGTCAATGTGCCAAAACACACGGGCAGTATCATTCTCAAACAGGACTTAAATGATCTATCTATCGACGGTCATTTAGGGCTGAGTTGGCGTTATGTGGACTCACGCTTGGGCGATTCGGCCGATCCGAGTTTTCAATTACCGAGTTATCAGCTGCTTGGAATGTTCTTCACAACTCGGCTTGGTGAAAACCTCAGTCTTGCGCTCAATGTCGATAACCTGCTGGATGAGCACTATATCGCCAGCAGTTATTCGGCGCTGTGGGCTGTGCCGGGTGAGCCACGTAACGTTAAAGTGAGTGTCAGCTATGAATTCTAA
- a CDS encoding heparan-alpha-glucosaminide N-acetyltransferase domain-containing protein, whose amino-acid sequence MNSNATVTPAASPDKPQLQGRQRINSIDMKRGLVMLIMLLDHVRERFFLHMQVSDPMDLSTTNWALFVSRFAAHFCAPVFVFLTGVSAWLYANRGYGEPRSAREFLIKRGLFLIALEVLVINFSWMGNYHTLWLQVIWVIGLSMLALAALINLPRLWMALLGLLIVFGHNLLSPIHFTPDEWGYSLWTILHDRGYLIVEGELKLKISYPALPWIGVILLGYVAGPVFGRGSDAWQRQQKLILLGLGCALLFGLLRGFNLYGETLPWQFGDTLGQTLMSVFNLTKYPPSLSFLLVTLGGMFYSLVLFERYFAAGSVLGWVGQRLAVFGSVPMFFYILHLYVLLLLYSLAKWGFGANHGELFGVAHMGWVWLISLVLIPLLYYPVRWFSRYKGQSQQAWLKYL is encoded by the coding sequence ATGAATTCTAATGCCACAGTGACACCCGCCGCTTCGCCTGATAAGCCTCAGCTGCAAGGGCGTCAGCGGATCAATAGCATCGACATGAAGCGCGGCTTAGTGATGCTGATTATGTTGCTCGACCATGTGCGGGAGCGGTTTTTCCTGCATATGCAGGTGAGCGATCCTATGGATTTAAGCACTACCAACTGGGCGCTGTTTGTCAGCCGTTTTGCGGCGCACTTTTGTGCGCCGGTCTTCGTCTTTTTAACTGGGGTATCGGCTTGGCTTTATGCCAATCGTGGTTATGGCGAACCGCGCTCTGCGCGTGAGTTTTTAATCAAGCGCGGGCTATTCTTAATCGCCCTCGAGGTGCTGGTGATTAATTTCTCATGGATGGGCAATTATCACACCCTGTGGTTGCAGGTGATTTGGGTGATAGGGCTGAGCATGTTGGCTCTGGCGGCACTTATCAACCTCCCAAGGCTGTGGATGGCATTACTCGGGCTATTGATTGTCTTTGGCCATAACCTATTGTCGCCTATTCATTTTACGCCAGATGAGTGGGGCTATAGTCTATGGACCATATTGCACGACCGAGGTTATTTGATTGTCGAGGGCGAGCTTAAACTGAAGATAAGTTACCCAGCGCTACCTTGGATTGGCGTGATTTTATTGGGCTATGTGGCAGGCCCCGTCTTTGGCCGAGGGAGTGATGCGTGGCAGCGTCAGCAAAAATTGATATTGCTAGGGCTTGGCTGCGCTCTGCTGTTTGGCTTGCTGCGCGGATTCAATCTCTACGGCGAGACGCTACCTTGGCAGTTTGGCGATACTCTAGGCCAAACCCTAATGTCGGTATTTAACCTCACTAAGTATCCGCCATCACTGAGCTTTTTGTTGGTGACCTTGGGCGGAATGTTCTATAGCTTAGTGCTGTTTGAGCGCTATTTTGCCGCAGGCAGTGTATTAGGTTGGGTAGGACAGAGGTTAGCAGTGTTTGGCTCAGTGCCTATGTTCTTCTATATCTTGCACTTATATGTGCTGCTGTTGCTGTATTCGCTGGCTAAATGGGGATTTGGCGCAAACCATGGCGAGCTGTTTGGCGTAGCACATATGGGGTGGGTATGGCTGATAAGCTTAGTCTTGATCCCCTTACTCTATTACCCCGTGCGTTGGTTTAGCCGTTACAAAGGACAGAGTCAGCAGGCTTGGCTTAAGTATCTCTAA
- the dpsA gene encoding DNA starvation/stationary phase protection protein DpsA → MINIGINQSHREEIAAGLNQLLADSYSLYLKTHSFHWNVTGPMFTSLHLLFEQQYTELALAVDLIAERVRALGARALGSYSAYAKLTEIREDQGVTKAETMIRELLSDQEVVIRNARALYPLVSQANDEATADLLTQRIQLHEKNAWMLRSLLSE, encoded by the coding sequence ATGATTAACATCGGCATCAACCAGAGTCACAGAGAAGAAATCGCCGCTGGGTTAAATCAGTTATTGGCCGACAGCTACAGCCTTTACCTTAAGACCCACAGCTTCCACTGGAACGTCACAGGCCCCATGTTCACTAGCTTGCACTTATTGTTTGAACAGCAATATACCGAGCTTGCCTTAGCGGTCGATTTAATCGCCGAGCGAGTGCGCGCATTAGGCGCAAGGGCATTAGGTTCCTATTCGGCCTATGCCAAGTTGACCGAAATCCGTGAAGATCAAGGTGTCACTAAAGCAGAAACCATGATCCGTGAACTGTTAAGCGACCAAGAAGTGGTGATTCGAAACGCTCGAGCGCTCTATCCCTTGGTTAGCCAAGCCAACGATGAAGCAACGGCAGATTTACTCACCCAGCGCATCCAACTCCATGAGAAAAATGCGTGGATGTTACGTAGCTTATTAAGCGAATAA
- a CDS encoding DNA polymerase III subunit psi: MNKSAYLAAMEITPWQLRDTKVRPYQVVWDADEMTPAAEPLLETVLGLIGISKDDCEFNTEPHKGKTIVWDLRRNRVRPRVAWLVSDPLADLLSRSEAKRALWAQICQWREQQLTA, translated from the coding sequence ATGAATAAATCAGCCTATTTAGCCGCAATGGAGATTACTCCCTGGCAGCTTCGCGATACTAAAGTGCGACCTTATCAAGTGGTTTGGGATGCAGACGAGATGACGCCCGCCGCCGAGCCTTTACTCGAAACCGTGCTCGGATTAATCGGCATCAGTAAGGACGACTGTGAGTTCAACACTGAGCCGCATAAGGGCAAAACCATAGTCTGGGATTTACGCCGCAATAGGGTTAGGCCCAGAGTAGCTTGGTTAGTGTCAGATCCTTTAGCGGACTTGCTGTCACGCAGTGAGGCAAAGCGTGCCTTATGGGCCCAGATCTGCCAGTGGCGTGAGCAGCAATTAACGGCTTAA